Proteins from a single region of Chryseobacterium sp. W4I1:
- a CDS encoding LytTR family DNA-binding domain-containing protein translates to MTQPDYKKYNCIIVEDEPIAAEILENFVLRDEELNLVVKCSDAVYAGSLLNRHDIDLMFLDLHLPVVKGFDFLKKLKNPPLVIVTTAYHQYAVEGYELDIVDYLMKPIPYDRFTKAVEKFKYLMNAEEALLEAADREHIFISSGKKQIRIVLQDIFFIESLREYIHIHTKSGTLTVKMPISRIEESLDPKMFVRIHKSYIISKPKIEIRSASMIQVNGKKLPIGRTYKPSIEF, encoded by the coding sequence ATGACACAACCAGACTATAAAAAATACAACTGCATCATCGTAGAAGATGAGCCAATCGCTGCTGAGATTCTTGAGAATTTTGTTTTAAGGGATGAAGAACTTAATCTTGTGGTAAAATGCTCTGATGCCGTCTATGCAGGAAGTCTTCTGAACAGGCATGATATTGATCTGATGTTTCTTGATCTTCATCTTCCCGTGGTAAAAGGTTTTGATTTTCTTAAAAAACTGAAAAATCCACCTCTTGTCATTGTCACTACAGCTTACCATCAGTATGCAGTAGAAGGCTATGAACTTGATATTGTAGATTACCTGATGAAGCCAATTCCCTACGACAGGTTTACAAAAGCCGTAGAAAAATTCAAATATTTGATGAATGCTGAAGAAGCTTTGCTGGAAGCTGCAGACCGCGAACATATTTTTATCAGCAGCGGAAAAAAACAGATCAGGATTGTGTTGCAAGACATTTTCTTTATTGAGAGTTTACGCGAATATATTCACATTCATACCAAATCGGGAACGCTCACCGTAAAGATGCCAATCAGCAGAATAGAAGAAAGCCTGGATCCTAAAATGTTTGTCAGGATTCACAAATCCTATATTATTTCTAAGCCGAAAATTGAAATTCGGTCAGCCAGCATGATACAGGTCAATGGTAAAAAACTTCCGATCGGCAGAACTTATAAGCCGTCTATAGAATTTTAA
- the lgt gene encoding prolipoprotein diacylglyceryl transferase, with protein sequence MSLLYVNWDVSPEIFNISGFPLKYYGVLFLAGLVLCYTILKSIYKKENLSYQAHDALFSYAFIGILVGARLGHCLFYDFEYYSQHPIEIFLPIQKGPDGAYHFSGYAGLASHGGGIGLIIMLLIYARKFSIKFMTVLDVIAIATPLAGAFIRLGNLMNSEIIGTPSQAPWAFIFRQVDDVPRHPAQLYEAICYFLIFFLVYFIYKKNMFKVGKGFYFGITTLLIFIVRFFVEFIKVDQVDFEKGMSLNMGQILSIPFLFLGIFFIVKSIRDRKETEVS encoded by the coding sequence ATGAGTTTATTATACGTTAACTGGGATGTAAGTCCCGAAATTTTCAATATTTCCGGATTCCCGCTAAAATATTACGGCGTTTTATTTCTTGCCGGACTTGTTTTATGCTACACGATCTTAAAAAGTATCTATAAAAAAGAAAACCTGAGCTACCAGGCACATGATGCACTTTTCTCCTATGCATTTATCGGAATCTTGGTGGGGGCAAGATTAGGACATTGTCTCTTTTATGATTTTGAATATTATTCGCAGCACCCGATCGAGATATTTCTGCCAATTCAGAAAGGACCTGACGGTGCTTATCATTTTTCAGGATATGCAGGACTGGCAAGCCATGGCGGAGGAATCGGGCTTATTATCATGCTTCTGATTTATGCCAGAAAATTTTCTATCAAATTTATGACCGTTCTTGATGTGATCGCCATTGCAACTCCTTTAGCAGGAGCTTTTATCAGATTAGGTAATCTGATGAATTCCGAGATCATAGGAACACCTTCCCAGGCACCATGGGCATTTATATTCAGACAGGTAGATGATGTTCCTAGACATCCTGCACAGCTTTATGAGGCAATTTGCTATTTTCTGATCTTCTTTCTGGTGTATTTTATTTATAAGAAAAATATGTTTAAGGTTGGAAAAGGCTTTTACTTTGGGATCACTACCCTGCTAATCTTTATTGTCCGCTTTTTTGTTGAATTCATAAAAGTAGATCAGGTGGATTTTGAAAAGGGAATGAGCCTGAATATGGGACAGATATTAAGTATCCCGTTTTTGTTTTTGGGAATATTCTTTATTGTCAAAAGTATCCGCGACAGAAAAGAAACGGAGGTTTCATAA
- a CDS encoding cold-shock protein, with translation MQEGTVKFFNEAKGFGFISPADGGKDIFVHSSGLDTRSIRENDKVVFDVQKSDKGLNAVSVKLA, from the coding sequence ATGCAAGAAGGCACAGTAAAATTTTTCAATGAAGCAAAAGGCTTCGGATTCATTTCTCCAGCAGACGGAGGTAAAGACATTTTTGTACACTCTTCAGGATTAGATACAAGATCTATCCGTGAAAACGATAAAGTAGTTTTTGACGTACAAAAAAGCGACAAAGGTTTAAATGCAGTTAGCGTTAAGTTAGCATAA
- a CDS encoding DEAD/DEAH box helicase has translation MSFKNLNLINPIVRAVTEAGYSKPTEIQYIAVPHILAGKDVIGYSQTGTGKTAAFAMPILQLLKRNTPDHKEIRTLILTPTRDLVLQLEESFKMYSKYLPLSQLSIFGGVLSGSQLAALRKRVDILIATPERLLNLVSQRHIDLSKIEILVLDEADRIVDMKFADDVKKILQLIPQKRQTLFFSATMSSEVQKFADTMMKSPVHITVDQISSSMQSVNQSVYFVEKTKKTDLLINILQDVSILRSLVFTGSKQGADKLVKQLERTGIFAAAIHGNKSQTARQQAIEDFKSSKIRVLVATDIAARGIEMEELPYIVNYELPDVPETYVNRIEKTGRAGTKGTAVSFCDEKERSDLTNIQKLLGFIMPVAKLQYIH, from the coding sequence ATGAGTTTTAAAAATTTAAATTTAATAAATCCAATAGTTCGCGCCGTTACAGAAGCCGGATATTCCAAGCCTACAGAAATACAGTACATAGCTGTTCCGCATATTTTAGCAGGAAAGGATGTTATAGGATATTCTCAAACCGGTACCGGAAAAACTGCAGCATTTGCCATGCCTATCCTGCAGCTACTAAAAAGAAATACACCAGATCATAAAGAAATACGTACCTTAATACTAACACCAACCCGGGATTTGGTCCTGCAACTGGAAGAAAGTTTTAAAATGTACAGCAAATATTTACCATTATCTCAGCTTTCAATTTTTGGAGGCGTTTTATCTGGCAGTCAGCTGGCCGCACTGAGAAAAAGAGTAGATATCCTTATAGCAACCCCGGAAAGATTACTGAATTTGGTAAGTCAACGACATATTGATCTTTCTAAAATTGAAATATTGGTTCTGGATGAAGCTGACAGAATTGTTGATATGAAATTTGCAGACGATGTAAAAAAGATATTGCAATTAATTCCTCAAAAGAGACAGACCTTATTCTTCTCTGCAACAATGTCTTCAGAGGTTCAAAAGTTTGCGGACACTATGATGAAAAGTCCGGTTCACATTACTGTAGATCAGATTTCATCTTCCATGCAATCTGTAAACCAGTCTGTTTATTTCGTTGAAAAGACCAAGAAAACAGATCTGCTCATCAATATCCTTCAGGATGTATCTATTTTGCGTTCACTAGTTTTTACAGGAAGTAAACAAGGCGCAGATAAGCTGGTTAAACAGCTGGAACGGACAGGAATTTTTGCAGCCGCTATTCATGGGAATAAATCTCAGACAGCAAGACAACAGGCAATAGAAGATTTCAAAAGCAGTAAGATACGAGTTCTGGTAGCCACCGATATTGCAGCAAGAGGGATTGAGATGGAAGAACTTCCTTATATAGTTAATTATGAACTTCCCGATGTTCCTGAAACTTATGTTAACCGTATTGAAAAAACCGGACGAGCAGGAACTAAAGGAACAGCTGTTTCTTTTTGTGATGAAAAGGAGCGTTCTGATTTAACCAATATTCAAAAGCTGCTAGGGTTTATAATGCCTGTCGCAAAACTCCAATACATTCATTAA
- a CDS encoding beta-1,6-N-acetylglucosaminyltransferase: MQTSAPSTSPNHQTLESHSDQHVRIAYFIMVHHKPEVFKAMFQKIYTRDQFYLIHIDRKAKEEVTDEIQMFLVRFPNVYILESINIVPGGFSMIQAELDAMEFLLNVSQEWDYFVNLSGEDYPLKSQNIIRNFLTVNNGRNYLFFYDQKFYRPDTLQRIQNHFTELSYKISSLMYKREFMKDVTPYIGGKWIILTRDTCAFLVNNEKVMNFKDYYLHTLLPAESFFQTVLMNTSFNDLIVNDDKRAIIEKNILGKKKTTDDLIIHLKSSNQLFIRKINEKTDEDVLKYIAETYESPLAEVNEVERELKINKWRDN; encoded by the coding sequence ATGCAGACTTCCGCTCCTTCAACCAGTCCCAATCACCAAACTTTAGAGTCCCACTCCGATCAGCATGTGAGAATTGCTTATTTTATTATGGTTCATCATAAACCGGAAGTATTCAAAGCCATGTTTCAGAAGATTTATACCCGGGACCAATTTTACCTTATTCATATCGACCGGAAAGCTAAAGAGGAGGTTACGGATGAGATACAGATGTTTCTGGTTCGGTTTCCCAACGTTTATATTTTAGAAAGCATCAATATTGTCCCCGGTGGATTCAGTATGATTCAGGCCGAGCTTGATGCCATGGAATTTCTGCTTAACGTTAGCCAGGAATGGGATTACTTTGTCAATCTAAGCGGTGAAGATTATCCCCTTAAATCACAAAATATTATCCGGAATTTTCTTACAGTAAACAACGGGAGGAATTACCTTTTCTTTTATGACCAGAAATTTTATCGGCCTGATACCCTCCAGAGAATACAAAATCATTTTACCGAGCTTTCTTATAAGATTTCTTCGCTTATGTATAAAAGAGAATTTATGAAAGATGTTACCCCTTATATAGGAGGGAAATGGATAATTCTTACCAGGGATACCTGCGCTTTTTTGGTTAATAATGAGAAAGTGATGAATTTTAAGGATTATTACCTGCATACTTTACTGCCGGCAGAATCATTTTTTCAGACTGTTCTTATGAATACCTCCTTCAATGATCTTATTGTAAATGATGATAAAAGAGCCATCATTGAAAAAAACATATTAGGAAAGAAGAAAACCACAGATGATCTTATTATTCATCTGAAATCCAGCAATCAGCTTTTCATCAGGAAAATAAATGAGAAAACAGATGAGGATGTACTGAAATACATTGCCGAAACCTATGAGTCTCCTCTGGCAGAAGTGAATGAAGTAGAAAGAGAGCTAAAAATAAATAAGTGGCGCGACAATTAA
- a CDS encoding anti-sigma factor — MNTKEYISSGIIESYILGLASPEEAGILECVMKNNAEVKTAFEEAQKTLEDLAIKQAVTPPADLKSKIWNKIQQEQITEEVKPIVSTDIPVIRPQQAIRPEQKSSWKTYAVAASVLFLISAAGNLFWMNDQSKTKEEIAKIQTEKKAQDLAMQKMNQKMDMFSNPDMQMVILKGVEKHTDSKAMVFWDKKTKEVYLNAESLPKAPEGMQYQLWAIADGKPVSAGMYTEEKDSKTALANIPNAQAFAITLEKQGGSAVPTMENMYVMGEI; from the coding sequence TTGAACACAAAAGAATACATATCATCCGGAATCATAGAATCTTATATTCTTGGTCTTGCTTCTCCAGAGGAGGCAGGGATTTTGGAGTGTGTGATGAAAAACAATGCTGAAGTAAAAACTGCTTTTGAAGAAGCACAGAAAACTTTGGAAGATTTGGCTATTAAACAGGCGGTAACTCCCCCAGCCGATTTAAAATCTAAGATCTGGAATAAGATCCAGCAGGAACAGATCACTGAGGAAGTGAAACCTATTGTTTCTACTGATATTCCAGTGATAAGGCCTCAGCAAGCGATCAGACCTGAACAAAAAAGCAGCTGGAAAACTTATGCTGTTGCAGCTTCTGTACTATTCCTGATAAGTGCAGCCGGAAATCTTTTCTGGATGAACGACCAGTCTAAAACAAAGGAAGAAATTGCAAAAATACAGACCGAGAAAAAAGCTCAGGATCTGGCAATGCAAAAGATGAATCAGAAAATGGATATGTTTTCCAACCCGGATATGCAGATGGTGATACTGAAGGGTGTAGAAAAGCACACCGACTCAAAGGCCATGGTTTTCTGGGACAAAAAAACAAAAGAAGTCTACCTGAATGCTGAAAGCTTACCCAAAGCTCCGGAAGGAATGCAGTATCAGCTGTGGGCCATTGCCGATGGAAAACCAGTAAGTGCAGGTATGTATACCGAAGAAAAAGACAGCAAAACAGCTCTTGCGAATATTCCTAATGCACAGGCATTTGCCATAACGCTCGAAAAACAGGGAGGAAGCGCTGTTCCTACTATGGAGAATATGTATGTAATGGGTGAAATCTAA
- a CDS encoding RNA polymerase sigma factor yields MKTNYSEEQLIVLLKEKNETGFHYLYDHYAGALYGVVFRIVQSKDYTEEIIQDVFVKIWNSIHQYDVSKGRFYTWMINIARNTAIDYLKSKGFQNELKNQPLPDFVYNSAELSTTNNSSDFIGFNNVLEGLEVDKQELINLAYYQGYTQNEISEKLKIPLGTVKTKMRNALMKLKDLLKDYQ; encoded by the coding sequence ATTAAAACAAACTATTCGGAAGAGCAGCTTATCGTTTTACTCAAAGAAAAAAACGAAACAGGCTTTCATTATTTATATGACCATTATGCAGGGGCACTGTATGGGGTGGTATTCCGAATCGTTCAGTCAAAAGATTATACAGAAGAGATCATTCAGGATGTTTTTGTTAAAATCTGGAATTCTATTCACCAATATGATGTCTCAAAAGGAAGATTTTATACGTGGATGATCAATATTGCAAGAAATACAGCAATAGATTATTTAAAATCAAAAGGTTTTCAAAACGAACTTAAAAACCAACCGCTTCCGGATTTCGTATATAACTCTGCAGAACTTTCAACGACTAACAATTCATCCGATTTTATTGGATTTAACAACGTGCTTGAAGGTCTGGAAGTTGATAAACAAGAACTTATCAACCTGGCTTATTACCAGGGCTATACTCAGAATGAAATATCTGAAAAACTGAAGATACCCCTTGGAACGGTGAAAACCAAAATGCGGAATGCACTGATGAAATTAAAGGATTTGCTAAAAGATTATCAATAA
- the msrB gene encoding peptide-methionine (R)-S-oxide reductase MsrB has protein sequence MKNSIIKTVFTCFLAVTAGKGFAQSGKFKTKNPYYSRTVTTPLKVSNAEWKKILSPELYQVAREGATETAFTGKYDEFDEKGTYFCAVCGNPLFFSTSKFATTCGWPSFYQPLRKNSVKYRKDSSYNMERTEVLCGRCDSHLGHRFDDGPKPTGKRFCMNSVCLDFEPNYKN, from the coding sequence ATGAAAAACAGCATTATAAAAACAGTTTTTACCTGCTTTCTGGCGGTCACAGCAGGAAAAGGTTTTGCCCAGTCAGGGAAATTCAAAACAAAAAATCCTTACTATTCCAGAACCGTAACTACTCCTTTAAAAGTAAGCAATGCAGAATGGAAAAAGATCCTCAGTCCGGAACTTTACCAGGTTGCCAGAGAAGGAGCTACAGAAACTGCTTTCACCGGAAAGTATGATGAATTTGATGAAAAAGGAACTTATTTCTGTGCAGTCTGCGGCAATCCACTGTTCTTTTCAACTTCAAAATTTGCCACGACCTGCGGATGGCCTTCATTTTATCAGCCACTTCGTAAGAACAGCGTGAAATACAGAAAAGATAGTTCTTACAATATGGAAAGAACTGAGGTTTTATGTGGGAGATGCGATTCTCATCTCGGACATAGGTTTGATGACGGGCCTAAACCTACCGGAAAACGATTCTGTATGAACTCCGTTTGTCTGGATTTTGAACCTAATTATAAAAATTAA
- a CDS encoding fasciclin domain-containing protein — protein MNTRLKIAVLAMITLSFAFSGKVTAQMMKEKTVMVGGAPMYPSKNIIENAVNSKDHKTLVAAVKAAGLVETLQGAGPFTVLAPTDAAFAKLPKGTVETLVKPENKATLTKILTYHVLAGKYSAKEIWATVKAGNGKSMMKTVEGEELTFWTKGKNLYVRDSKGNDAKITIADVNQSNGVIHVIDTVLMP, from the coding sequence ATGAACACAAGATTAAAAATCGCAGTTTTAGCAATGATCACTTTATCATTCGCTTTCAGTGGGAAGGTAACTGCACAGATGATGAAAGAAAAAACAGTAATGGTAGGCGGTGCGCCAATGTATCCATCTAAAAATATTATTGAAAATGCGGTCAACTCCAAAGATCATAAGACTTTGGTAGCAGCAGTAAAAGCGGCAGGTTTGGTAGAGACTCTTCAGGGGGCAGGTCCTTTCACGGTACTGGCTCCTACAGATGCAGCTTTCGCCAAGCTTCCAAAAGGAACCGTTGAAACTCTGGTAAAACCTGAAAATAAAGCAACCCTTACCAAGATTTTAACCTATCACGTTTTGGCCGGAAAATACAGTGCTAAAGAGATCTGGGCAACTGTAAAAGCCGGAAACGGTAAAAGTATGATGAAAACTGTAGAAGGTGAAGAACTTACCTTCTGGACAAAAGGTAAAAACCTTTATGTAAGAGATTCTAAAGGAAATGATGCAAAAATAACCATAGCTGACGTGAACCAGTCAAATGGAGTGATTCACGTGATCGATACGGTGCTAATGCCGTAG
- a CDS encoding ferritin-like domain-containing protein, with the protein MKKTINVSSQGATLDTGRRNFLKLGGIGLAMAGLTLIGCTDDDNFEFTDNTRVFDLGSGDVGILNYAYALEQLEADFYTKVVNNFYSGISSIEKELFTDLYHHEVIHRDFFKAAITGATTNVLPTLEFKYTNVNFNDRNSVLATAKALEDTGVAAYNGAGKYITNPAYLVIAGKIVSVEARHASAIRNIINPGSTDFSGDDVIDANGLDLAKEPKDIVMAAGGFIKTPFTWKEMGIS; encoded by the coding sequence ATGAAAAAAACTATTAATGTTTCTAGCCAGGGTGCTACTCTGGATACAGGCAGAAGAAATTTTTTGAAACTGGGCGGTATAGGACTGGCGATGGCCGGACTTACACTTATCGGTTGTACCGACGACGACAATTTTGAATTCACAGACAATACCAGGGTTTTTGATCTGGGTAGTGGTGACGTGGGAATTCTGAACTACGCTTATGCATTGGAACAGCTGGAAGCTGATTTTTATACCAAAGTGGTGAATAATTTTTATTCAGGAATTTCAAGTATTGAAAAAGAACTCTTCACAGATCTTTATCATCATGAAGTGATCCACCGCGACTTTTTTAAAGCAGCCATCACAGGGGCAACAACCAATGTGTTGCCTACGCTTGAATTTAAATATACCAATGTGAATTTTAATGACAGGAATTCTGTTCTGGCAACAGCGAAAGCACTGGAAGATACAGGAGTGGCGGCTTATAACGGGGCTGGGAAGTACATTACCAATCCGGCTTACCTGGTGATTGCAGGAAAAATAGTTTCGGTGGAGGCCAGACACGCTTCGGCGATCAGGAATATTATCAATCCCGGATCTACTGATTTTTCAGGTGATGACGTGATTGATGCCAATGGTCTTGATCTTGCGAAAGAACCTAAAGACATTGTAATGGCAGCAGGAGGATTCATAAAAACTCCTTTTACGTGGAAAGAAATGGGAATCAGTTAA
- a CDS encoding ferritin-like domain-containing protein, translated as MNILKLLDKLSNDKFFTTEATRLETLTHVSTFGKKAAVAAVPLGLGALMATPVKAETVDSTVSGSFFKSALTDALQLALTLEYLENEYYALGLAAVGLIPNADRPVFMQISKHESAHVGFLKSTLTSLGETPKPKPVFDFTAGGNFMPFTDYNQFLILAQAFEDTGVRAYKGQAGNVMSNKAVLQAALQIHSVEARHASQVRRMRANKGWIELANGGSMPTATNAVYAGEDNVNQAGFNTSTAFGAAAGSAAYDEVLSGSEATAIASLFIV; from the coding sequence ATGAACATTCTTAAATTACTAGATAAGCTTTCTAATGATAAATTTTTTACTACGGAAGCTACAAGATTAGAAACTCTTACCCATGTCTCAACATTCGGTAAAAAAGCAGCGGTAGCAGCAGTTCCACTGGGATTAGGAGCATTAATGGCAACTCCGGTTAAAGCAGAAACTGTGGACAGTACTGTTTCCGGAAGTTTTTTTAAAAGTGCCCTGACAGATGCTTTACAGTTAGCATTAACGCTGGAATATCTTGAAAATGAATATTATGCATTAGGTCTGGCAGCAGTTGGATTAATTCCAAATGCAGACCGTCCTGTTTTTATGCAGATCTCAAAACATGAATCGGCCCATGTGGGATTTCTGAAAAGTACATTGACATCCCTAGGTGAAACTCCAAAACCAAAGCCTGTTTTTGACTTTACAGCAGGAGGGAATTTTATGCCTTTTACAGATTACAATCAGTTTCTTATTCTGGCTCAGGCCTTTGAAGATACGGGTGTTCGTGCTTACAAAGGACAAGCCGGAAATGTAATGTCTAACAAAGCTGTTTTACAGGCAGCACTGCAAATACACTCTGTAGAGGCAAGACATGCTTCACAGGTGAGAAGAATGAGAGCCAATAAAGGCTGGATAGAGCTGGCAAACGGCGGAAGTATGCCTACGGCCACCAATGCTGTATATGCCGGAGAAGACAATGTAAATCAGGCTGGATTCAATACCTCAACTGCTTTTGGAGCTGCGGCGGGATCTGCAGCTTATGATGAAGTTTTAAGTGGAAGTGAGGCTACAGCCATTGCTTCCTTATTTATTGTCTGA
- a CDS encoding MBL fold metallo-hydrolase yields MKLKFLGTGTSQGVPVIGCTCEVCTSKNPKDKRFRSSVMITTEESRKILIDCGPDFREQMLLNHENNVDIALLTHEHNDHVIGLDDMRPLIFKSGKDMPIYCYQRVGHEIKKRFPYAFADVRYPGAPAFDLHEIENKSFHVLDTEITPIEVIHYKITVFGYKFKNLAYITDANFISDTEKKKLQNLDVLVLNCIRKFDPHPAHFILPDVIALFKELKPKKLFLTHISHHLGLHDIEDKDLPEGIHLAYDGLEIEF; encoded by the coding sequence ATGAAGTTGAAATTTTTAGGAACTGGTACTTCCCAAGGTGTACCCGTTATAGGCTGTACATGTGAAGTATGTACCTCCAAAAATCCCAAAGACAAGCGTTTCCGCTCTTCAGTAATGATTACTACTGAGGAAAGTAGAAAAATACTCATCGATTGCGGACCGGATTTCAGGGAACAAATGCTTCTTAACCATGAAAACAATGTAGACATTGCTCTTCTTACGCACGAGCATAATGATCATGTGATCGGGCTTGATGATATGCGTCCATTGATCTTTAAAAGTGGAAAAGATATGCCCATTTACTGCTACCAAAGAGTCGGGCATGAGATCAAAAAACGTTTTCCTTATGCTTTCGCTGATGTAAGATACCCGGGAGCTCCGGCCTTCGACCTTCACGAAATTGAAAATAAATCTTTTCATGTTCTGGATACGGAAATCACCCCTATTGAAGTGATTCATTATAAAATTACAGTGTTTGGATACAAGTTTAAAAATCTTGCCTATATCACAGATGCCAATTTTATTTCTGATACCGAAAAGAAAAAATTACAGAATCTGGATGTATTGGTATTGAACTGCATCAGGAAATTTGATCCGCACCCTGCCCATTTTATTCTTCCCGATGTAATTGCCCTGTTTAAAGAGCTTAAGCCTAAAAAATTATTTTTAACGCACATCAGTCATCATCTGGGACTGCATGATATTGAAGATAAGGATCTTCCGGAAGGAATACACCTGGCCTATGACGGTCTGGAGATAGAATTTTAA
- a CDS encoding TonB-dependent receptor, producing MYQKLTPKQKALTINLDPSIYGTFAEIGAGQETVRHFFRAGGASGTIAKAMSAYDKDFSDAIYGKEVKNRYVTQNRLRKMLRYEVALIEERISRENNPNRKFFSYANTVTTINFDKTLKGHGWVGIRFQTKENEDYNEIVIHVKFNENDATLQQETLGNLGVNLIFGAFNYYDNPRTLIESLYDDIAKDGLDIDMIDFSGPAFDYVDNRLMSLQLVKHGMTDAVIFNSQGNNMLPADVLYKKNIFAVRGSFRPVTKVNIDMLKNGLEMFQKDAICTHEETEVLIEITISNLRADGDIDERDFMDRVDILGKLGYTVIISNFSEYYRLIDYFASYTSGDIGVAMGVNNLLMVFDEKYYKDLSGGILEAFGKFFRNGMRVYLYPYKDPETHELLDSSNLKVEENLKELYKYFKHNNRIVDITNHNPEFLEIYSREILRKIACCVKGWENQVPEGVAEMIKERGMFGYKDELSLKQFS from the coding sequence ATGTATCAGAAACTAACTCCTAAGCAAAAAGCATTAACAATTAATCTAGATCCCAGTATTTATGGGACTTTCGCAGAGATTGGAGCAGGGCAGGAGACTGTTCGACACTTTTTTAGAGCGGGAGGGGCTTCCGGTACAATTGCTAAGGCAATGTCTGCTTACGACAAAGATTTCAGTGATGCCATTTACGGAAAAGAGGTCAAAAACAGGTATGTTACCCAGAACCGACTTCGAAAAATGCTCCGTTATGAAGTAGCATTAATTGAAGAAAGGATTTCAAGGGAAAATAATCCGAACAGAAAGTTTTTCTCTTATGCAAACACGGTTACAACAATTAATTTCGACAAAACACTCAAAGGCCACGGCTGGGTAGGAATCCGTTTTCAGACCAAAGAAAATGAAGACTATAATGAGATCGTGATCCATGTAAAATTCAATGAAAATGATGCCACCTTACAGCAGGAAACCTTAGGAAACCTTGGGGTAAACCTTATCTTCGGAGCTTTCAACTATTACGACAATCCCAGAACGTTAATCGAATCTTTATACGATGACATTGCAAAAGACGGTCTTGATATTGATATGATTGATTTCAGCGGTCCTGCTTTTGATTATGTTGATAACCGCTTGATGTCACTGCAACTGGTAAAGCACGGAATGACAGATGCGGTGATCTTCAATTCTCAGGGGAATAATATGCTTCCTGCAGATGTTCTGTACAAGAAAAATATCTTTGCGGTAAGAGGAAGTTTCAGACCTGTAACGAAAGTGAATATCGATATGCTTAAAAACGGCCTCGAGATGTTCCAGAAAGATGCGATCTGTACCCATGAAGAAACAGAAGTTCTGATTGAGATTACCATTTCAAACCTTAGGGCAGATGGGGATATTGACGAAAGAGACTTTATGGACAGGGTAGATATTCTTGGCAAATTAGGCTATACCGTTATTATTTCAAATTTCTCTGAATATTATAGGCTGATTGATTATTTTGCTTCATATACATCCGGAGATATTGGTGTTGCTATGGGAGTAAACAATCTTCTGATGGTATTTGATGAGAAATATTACAAAGATCTTTCAGGAGGAATTCTGGAAGCATTCGGAAAGTTCTTCAGAAACGGAATGAGGGTGTATCTTTATCCTTATAAAGATCCTGAAACTCATGAATTATTGGATTCTTCAAACCTTAAAGTAGAAGAAAACCTTAAAGAGCTTTACAAATATTTCAAACACAATAATCGTATTGTAGACATTACGAACCACAATCCGGAGTTCCTGGAAATTTATTCCAGAGAGATCTTAAGAAAAATAGCATGCTGTGTCAAAGGCTGGGAAAACCAAGTTCCTGAAGGCGTTGCAGAAATGATAAAAGAGCGCGGAATGTTCGGTTATAAAGACGAACTTTCTTTAAAACAATTCTCTTAA
- a CDS encoding GAF domain-containing protein: MSELKKRLSSILESPKHNTEEKLEKVCHLLDQEISYFNWTGFYFKNGDKDELILGPYVGAPTDHTIIPYGKGICGQVAVSNETFVVPDVNQESNYLSCSIDTKAEIVVPIFKDGQNVGQIDIDSHKVDPFTAEDRELLEWLCNEVSKIL; this comes from the coding sequence ATGTCAGAACTAAAGAAAAGACTTTCTTCCATTCTTGAAAGTCCAAAACATAATACAGAGGAGAAACTTGAGAAAGTATGTCATCTGCTGGATCAGGAAATTTCATACTTCAACTGGACAGGGTTTTACTTTAAAAACGGAGACAAAGATGAACTGATCTTAGGCCCTTATGTAGGAGCTCCTACAGATCACACCATTATTCCTTATGGAAAAGGAATCTGCGGGCAGGTTGCGGTTTCCAATGAAACATTCGTAGTTCCGGATGTTAATCAGGAAAGCAATTATTTAAGCTGCTCTATTGATACCAAAGCTGAAATTGTAGTTCCTATTTTCAAGGATGGGCAGAATGTAGGTCAGATTGATATTGATTCCCACAAAGTGGATCCATTTACAGCTGAGGACCGTGAATTATTGGAATGGCTTTGTAACGAGGTTTCCAAGATTTTGTAA